A genomic window from Hyla sarda isolate aHylSar1 chromosome 8, aHylSar1.hap1, whole genome shotgun sequence includes:
- the EVX2 gene encoding homeobox even-skipped homolog protein 2, producing MMERIRKEMILMERGLHSPTTGKRLSNLSDSAGNAVLEALENAHHNARLSPRLTSSLHGSIGDIPSSKGKFEIDTLFSIPHPNSESNNNNTSDLSGSDRGKKINQYSDVASDADMSSDVEVGCSALRSPNSLSGTQLKESIGKESGSVASTTSSSTSSGMGSLSSNNPVGSSSSAADQVRRYRTAFTREQIARLEKEFYRENYVSRPRRCELAAALNLPETTIKVWFQNRRMKDKRQRLAMSWPHPADPSFYTYMMTHAAATGSLPYPFHSHVPLHYYPHVGVTAAAAAAAASGAAAAAASPFATSIRPLDTFRALSHPYSRPELLCSFRHPGLYQPPGGLNSTAAAAAAAAAAAAASAPGSTPCSCLSCHSNQTASAMGAASRGSDFTCTAASQRSESSFLPYSAAVLSKTSVTPPDQREETPLTR from the exons ATGATGGAAAGGATAAGAAAAGAGATGATTCTCATGGAAAGAGGTCTTCACAGCCCAACCACAGGCAAAAGGCTTTCCAATCTATCCGACTCAGCTGGGAATGCAGTGTTGGAGGCCTTGGAAAATGCTCATCACAACGCTCGCCTAAGTCCCAGGCTAACTTCTTCTCTGCATGGATCTATAGGGGACATACCCAGCAGCAAAGGCAAATTTGAGATAGACACTTTGTTCAGCATCCCTCATCCCAACAGTGAATCTAATAACAACAACACATCAGACCTTTCCGGATCTGACAGAGGCAAGAAGATAAACCAGTATTCAGACGTGGCTTCAGACGCAGATATGAGCAGTGATGTAGAGGTGGGGTGCTCAGCCCTGCGGTCCCCCAACAGCTTGAGTGGTACCCAGCTGAAGGAGAGCATTGGCAAAG AGAGTGGGTCAGTGGCCAGCACCACCAGTTCTTCCACCAGTTCTGGAATGGGCAGTCTGAGCAGTAATAACCCCGTGGGGAGCTCCAGTTCAGCTGCAGACCAAGTGCGAAGATACAGGACGGCATTCACACGGGAACAAATAGCAAGGCTGGAGAAAGAGTTCTACCGGGAGAATTATGTGTCCCGGCCCCGAAGATGTGAGCTGGCAGCTGCCCTCAACCTCCCAGAGACAACCATCAAG GTTTGGTTCCAGAACCGGCGGATGAAAGACAAGAGGCAGCGCTTGGCCATGTCTTGGCCTCACCCAGCAGATCCCAGCTTCTACACCTATATGATGACCCATGCTGCAGCCACAGGGAGCCTTCCTTACCCCTTCCATTCCCATGTGCCTCTGCATTACTATCCCCATGTCGGGGTGACAGCAGCAGCCGCAGCCGCAGCGGCGTCTGGTGCTGCAGCCGCTGCGGCTTCGCCCTTTGCTACGTCCATCCGCCCCCTGGACACTTTCCGGGCCCTTTCTCATCCTTACTCCAGACCAGAACTACTTTGCAGCTTCAGACATCCGGGTCTCTACCAGCCCCCGGGAGGGCTCAATAGCACcgcggctgctgctgctgccgctgcGGCAGCTGCAGCGGCGTCGGCCCCTGGATCGactccttgctcttgtctaagttGTCACAGTAACCAGACGGCGTCAGCAATGGGCGCAGCCAGCAGGGGCTCGGATTTCACTTGCACAGCCGCCTCTCAGAGGTCGGAGAGCAGCTTCCTCCCATATTCTGCAGCAGTGCTCAGCAAAACCTCTGTTACCCCCCCGGACCAAAGAGAGGAGACCCCCCTGACCAGATAA